GGTGAGATCATCCCCTGCAAGCGGATCTTCCCGTTCCTGAAACGCCTCGTCCCCTACGAAGAGGATTTCACCCCGGGGGAGGAGTTCACCGTCTTCCCGCTCGCCGAAGGCGACTTCTCGGCCCTGATCTGCTTCGAGGACATCCTGCCGGACCTCGCCCGGAACTTCGTGAAGCGGGGCGCCCGGTTCCTCGTGAATATCACCAACGACGCCTGGTTCGGCAGGACGAGCCAGCCGTACCAGCAGGCCGCGCACGCGGTCTTCCGTTGCGTGGAGAACTGCGTGGGGATGGTCCGGGCCACGAACACCGGCCTCTCCTGCTTCATCGACCCGTTCGGGCGGGTCTACCGGGTGCTCAGGGACCCCTCGGGCGAGGAGCTGTTCGTCGAGGGGACGGCGGTGGAGGAGGTGCCGCTCACGGAGACGAGCACCTTCTACACCCGGCGCGGGAACGTCTTCGCGGCCGTCTGCGCCGCCCTCTCGGCGGCGCTCCTGCTCCTCGGGCCGGCGCGGAGGGGAAGAGGGGGGAACGGTTTCCCGCGGGACGACACGGCGCGCGTGCTATAATGGGCGCGCCACGGAGGGGCGCATGCTGGACGAACTGACCGAGCGGCACCGGAGGCTCATCGAGGGGCTTCGGCAACTCGGAGACTATCTTTGACCTCGCCGGCAAAAGGGAGGAGATCGCGGCGCTCGAGGAGAGGATGGGGAGGCCCGGCTTCTGGAACGACCAGGCGGGCGCCCGGACCGTCACCGAGTCGCTGTCCCGGATCCGCGAGACCGTCGAGGCCTGGGAGCGGCTCAAGGCCGAGCTCGAGGATCTCGGCGTCCTCTTCGAACTCGTCCGGGAGGAGGGGGACGACGCCTCCGCCTCCGGCCTCCTGAACGACCTCGACCGGGTCGAGGGGGAGTACCGGAAGCTCGAGCTCGAGTCGATCCTCGGCGACCCCCGCGACCGCGCGGGGGCGATCATGATGATCCACGCCGGGGCAGGCGGCACCGAGGCGTGCGACTGGGTGGCGATGCTGCTGCGGATGTATCGGCGCTGGGCGGAGAAGCGCGGCTACGCCTCCGAGGTCCTCGACATGGCCCCGGGGGACGAGGCGGGGTTCCGCAGCGTCACCCTGTCGGTCAAGGGGGAGCACGCCTACGGCTACCTCAAGGCGGAGCGGGGGGTGCACCGCCTCGTCAGGATCTCGCCGTTCGACTCCGCCAAGCGCCGTCACACCTCGTTCGCCTCCGTGGATCTGGTGCCGGAGGTGGAGGGGGAACAGGAGGTGGAGATCAAAGACGAGGATCTCCGGATCGACACCTTCCGCGCGCACGGGGCCGGGGGGCAGCACGTCAACAAGACAGACTCCGCGGTCCGGATGACGCACCTGCCCACCGGGATCGTCGTCCAGTGCCAGAATGAACGCTCGCAGTACAAGAACCGGGTGACCGCGATGCGCGTCCTCACCGCCCGGGTCGCCGAGCATTACCGCCGCATCAGGGAGGAGGAGCTCGCGAAGGAGCGGGGCGTGAAACAGGAGATCGCCTGGGGGAGCCAGATACGCTCGTACGTCTTCCAGCCGTACCAGATGGTCAAGGATCACCGCACGAAGCACGAGGCGGGAAACGTCGAGGCGGTGATGGACGGGGAGATCCAGCCGTTCATCGAGGGTTTTCTGCGGAGCGGAGCGGTGCGGGGGTAGTCGCGACGCGCGCCCGGCGGCGTGGGGGACGAAGGAGGTGACGGATGAGCAGGACGGCGTGGGGCGCCTCTGTCGCGCTGTGCGGGCTTCTCTGCGGGACGGCCTCGGCGGCGTACCTGGACGACATCGGCCGCAAAACGGACCGCGGTTTCTCCAACGCGCTCGGCTGCTGGCTCGAGGTGCCGTACCGGATCCACAGGACGGCGGGGGAGAAGGGGATCGCGAGGGGAGGGGCGCAGGGGCTCGGCGAGGGGCTCCTCCTGCTCCCGTGCCGCCTTCTCTCGGGGCTCGTCGACATCGTCACCTTCCCCGTTCCGCTGCCGCGGGCGGGATGGAACGGCCTGATGCAGCCGGAGTACAACCCGTGGGTCGAGGCGCCGGATATCTCGCCCGCCGAGCTTCCCGGGGGCGACGCGGAACCGGCGCCGTGAGGCGCCGAAGCGGGGGGTGAACAGGGCGCGCGGAGGCGGGATGCCCGCGCGCCCCCGCTTCACGGCGGCGGCGCGGGATGGGGGGACAGGGATGGAAACCGGGGATCTGTACCGTCAGCGGGTCGAGAAGCTCCGGCTCCTCGTCGAGAAGGGGGCCGGCGTCTACCGGGAGGGGTTCCCCGGGCGCCTGCCGGTGGGCGAGGCGCTCGGCGGCTTTTCCGAGGGGCGGGAGGTCCGCCTCGCGGGCAGGATCGTCTCGATCCGGGGACACGGGAAGGCGATCTTCGCGGATCTGCGGGACGCCAGCGGCCGCATCCAGATCTACCTCAAGAAGGACGCCCTCCCGGGGGACGTCTTCGCCCTCGCGGGGCTACTGGACCTCGGCGACATCGTCGGCGTCTCCGGGGCCCTCTTCACCACCCGCACCGGCGAGAAGACGCTCGCAGTACGGGGGCTCTCCGTCCTCTCCAAGGCGCTCCGGGAGCCGCCGCTCGGCAAGGCCAAGGATGGGAAGCAGTGGCACGCGCTCGCCGACGTGGAGACGCGCTACCGGCAGCGGTATCTCGATCTGATGGCCAACGATGAGTCGCTGCGCGTCTTCCTGGCGCGAAGCCGGATCGTCCGCGGCATCCGCGCGTTCCTGGACCGGCGCGGCTTCCTCGAGGTGGAGACGCCGATGATGCAGCCGCTCCCGGGGGGCGCCGTCGCGAGGCCGTTCGTGACGCGGCATCGTGCCCTCGGCGCGGAGCTGTACCTCCGCGTGGCCCCCGAGCTGTACCTGAAGCGGCTGCTCGTGGGAGGGTTCGAGCGGATCTACGAGCTCAACCGCAACTTCCGCAACGAGGGGATCTCGACCCGGCACAACCC
The sequence above is a segment of the Chlamydiota bacterium genome. Coding sequences within it:
- a CDS encoding exosortase system-associated protein, TIGR04073 family, coding for MSRTAWGASVALCGLLCGTASAAYLDDIGRKTDRGFSNALGCWLEVPYRIHRTAGEKGIARGGAQGLGEGLLLLPCRLLSGLVDIVTFPVPLPRAGWNGLMQPEYNPWVEAPDISPAELPGGDAEPAP
- the prfB gene encoding peptide chain release factor 2 (programmed frameshift) produces the protein MLDELTERHRRLIEGLRQLETIFDLAGKREEIAALEERMGRPGFWNDQAGARTVTESLSRIRETVEAWERLKAELEDLGVLFELVREEGDDASASGLLNDLDRVEGEYRKLELESILGDPRDRAGAIMMIHAGAGGTEACDWVAMLLRMYRRWAEKRGYASEVLDMAPGDEAGFRSVTLSVKGEHAYGYLKAERGVHRLVRISPFDSAKRRHTSFASVDLVPEVEGEQEVEIKDEDLRIDTFRAHGAGGQHVNKTDSAVRMTHLPTGIVVQCQNERSQYKNRVTAMRVLTARVAEHYRRIREEELAKERGVKQEIAWGSQIRSYVFQPYQMVKDHRTKHEAGNVEAVMDGEIQPFIEGFLRSGAVRG